In Tubulanus polymorphus chromosome 8, tnTubPoly1.2, whole genome shotgun sequence, one genomic interval encodes:
- the LOC141909664 gene encoding uncharacterized protein LOC141909664 codes for MVIGVGTTDEKYSQTTGTNTVSTGILFGTASKPLSSYSKVVQYTKEILAPPAMVLKNKSGQLVRSATRSRLGQATLYGLDAVISVSEYLLDKISPPDGNTEPDEKSSTPLAKRRLRSDVTRRETQSEIPPAHSAHDVEKNALSKACQTTKQPGILRYYLLIKPLQVWIGVLRYLRRGLKIARRRTRSERRLLATADIDRQAAEHLHQSEQQIAERVKVAPIRRRYHSFPQRLVNSALTMVGLRRTYSNTNPDQHELQRILKTDPSPSKIDIHKRKYEEVFDDDITEESYGDWSDYDSALDSDYEAVSEIDSCEEDLSDSEDEAEEDILGLLQEAKKICQDGGTMEVPRHLNVVSLAGDGISTCKPTTSEVAGIPLPASPATTGFVPKSSALKPDASKTQDGAINIDLNEGNTTITIDKEGVITSDASTKRRKDENKNTIKAASRKDTAVTIEPTEESSVSTDQSMKTGPKVNGNETKVKAAENKDVDVNVAAVMNGHGKKSKKKDTKLLVTEPQTGDWQMKVVYTGKPAVTAATPGEEIKPKSAATSNVEVKPTASSGECQSKSATPSGELKTKPATPRGEEKSKLTTSSGGEKSKSTTPSGMEKSKSTTPSGEWKSKSATSRVEIKPTVGKSPVKTDAPSSGGSMSLEDKQRSTSDVTSFTQKVTSTIDIKKKDDDHETARKGPSGGASTKSKKQTTNVNDVTAHVI; via the exons ATGGTGATCGGTGTCGGAACAACAGACGAGAAATACTCTCAGACTACTGGCACCAATACCGTGTCTACTGGAATACTTTTCGGTACCGCGAGTAAACCACTGTCATCCTATTCTAAAG TTGTCCAGTACACGAAGGAAATACTTGCTCCACCCGCGATG GTTCTGAAAAATAAGTCTGGTCAACTCGTGCGGTCAGCAACGCGATCAAGATTAGGCCAAGCTACGCTTTACGGATTGGACGCGGTAATCTCTGTATCCGAGTACTTACTGGACAAGATTTCACCGCCAGACGGCAACACTGAACCGGATGAAAAGTCGTCGACACCGCTCGCCAAACGGCGCCTGCGTAGCGACGTCACTCGGCGAGAAacccaatcagaaatcccgccTGCCCACTCAGCGCATGATGTTGAAAAAAAC GCTCTTAGTAAAGCGTGCCAGACGACTAAACAGCCAGGAATTCTTCGTTATTACCTGTTGATTAAACCGCTTCAGGTTTGG ATCGGTGTATTGCGTTATTTGAGACGTGGTTTAAAGATAGCCCGCAGACGAACTCGATCCGAACGCCGTCTGTTGGCCACCGCAGATATTGACCGCCAAGCGGCCGAACATCTCCACCAATCGGAGCAGCAGATCGCAGAGCGTGTCAAAGTTGCACCAATCAGACGCCGGTATCACTCGTTTCCTCAGAGATTGGTGAATTCAGCTCTGACTATGGTCGGACTGCGTCGCACTTATTCCAATACAAACCCAGACCAACACGAGCTTCAACGTATTCTAAAAACAG ATCCAAGTCCGAGTAAGATAGACATCCACAAACGCAAATATGAAGAAGTCTTCGACGATGACATCACAGAAGAATCGTATGGTGATTGGTCGGATTACGATTCAGCGCTCGATTCCGATTACGAG GCAGTATCGGAAATCGATAGTTGTGAGGAGGACTTGTCCGACTCGGAAGACGAGGCAGAGGAAGACATTTTAGGATTGCTACAAGAAGCGAAGAAAATATGTCAAGATGGCGGCACAATGGAG GTTCCCAGACACTTGAATGTCGTATCGTTAGCGGGAGACGGTATATCGACATGTAAACCGACGACATCGGAAGTAGCCGGTATTCCACTTCCGGCATCTCCGGCGACGACGGGATTCGTACCGAAGTCCTCCGCTCTTAAACCTGACGCGTCCAAGACACAAGATGGGGCTATAAATATCGATTTGAACGAAGGAAATACGACGATAACAATCGATAAAGAGGGAGTTATTACCAGTGATGCTTCGACCAAAAGAAGGaaagatgaaaataagaaCACCATCAAGGCAGCATCCAGAAAAGATACAGCCGTTACTATTGAACCTACAGAGGAATCATCTGTCAGTACCGATCAGTCAATGAAGACTGGACCCAAAGTCAATGGGAATGAGACGAAAGTTAAAGCAGCCGAAAATAAAGATGTTGACGTTAATGTTGCTGCAGTGATGAACGGTCACGGTAAGAAGAGTAAGAAGAAAGATACCAAACTGCTAGTCACAGAACCGCAGACGGGAGATTGGCAGATGAAGGTCGTTTATACGGGTAAACCTGCCGTTACTGCTGCGACACCTGGTGaggaaataaaaccaaaatctgcCGCAACGAGTAACGTTGAAGTGAAACCCACGGCTTCAAGCGGTGAATGTCAATCGAAATCTGCGACCCCTAGTGGTGAATTGAAAACAAAGCCCGCCACCCCTAGAGGTGAAGAGAAATCAAAACTTACGACCTCAAGTGGCGGAGAGAAATCAAAATCTACGACCCCTAGCGGTatggaaaaatcaaaatctacGACCCCTAGCGGTGAATGGAAATCAAAATCTGCGACCTCTCGAGTTGAAATCAAGCCAACAGTTGGTAAATCGCCTGTGAAGACCGATGCACCGTCTAGTGGCGGTTCGATGAGTTTGGAAGATAAACAAAGATCGACTAGTGACGTCACGTCCTTCACGCAGAAAGTCACATCTACTAttgatatcaaaaagaaagATGACGACCACGAAACGGCGCGAAAAGGCCCGTCAGGGGGCGCTAGCACCAAATCCAAAAAACAAACTACAAATGTCAATGACGTCACAGCTCATGTCATTTGA
- the LOC141910019 gene encoding matrix metalloproteinase-19-like gives MLKRGFFGVAAIFFVVLSVTLTSAFPHRQARKYNVEITTNNQEDQIKLRHKRQAFDDVDPDKFLEKYGYLEWSAVKNGTGGPPPDSNVVRMEAIKEFQRMAQLPETGFLDPNTKRKMLAPRCGVKDKFPPNDPSLPVAYQVPGFKWKKNVLTWRMTNDSPDLDRGSQRRIFYESFKFWSDVANLTFHEIAGGKADIMIKFARPHIDHGDGYGNRFDGPGTVLAHAFFPESGETHFDEAEDWTDGEDRGVNLKIVAAHEIGHALGLAHSSAPKALMAPFYQGYIPNFKLTTDDILGIQHLYGTATRPPVKPTTTKSTPTKPPVKSTAKPPKTKPTKPTKPTEPTKPPTRPTISPYAPDHCKMDFDAVAFGPDTHMYIFYNGWVYATYTSGGLLPGYPKPISDVFPGAPNVVSGASYSFRTRKFYIFKDTDIYRYTYTYGKYEKEWGFPVDRSLDTVYPRRPSASMIDRFGRIYLFEDDIFYYFNEYYLSVERYPKQQIDRHFPGMPGNLDAVVNVNGYLYFFKGGQYWQYQRGYGTTAGPAPKAKRWFNEC, from the exons ATGCTGAAACGGGGATTTTTCGGCGTGGCGGCCATATTCTTCGTAGTATTGAGTGTCACCTTGACCTCCGCATTTCCACATCGACAAGCGCGAAAATACAACGTCGAAATTACAACCAACAATCAAGAGGATCAGATAAAACTCAGACACAAACGACAGGCGTTTGACGATGTCGACCCAGAT AAATTTCTGGAGAAGTATGGATATTTAGAATGGAGTGCCGTAAAGAACGGAACAGGCGGACCACCTCCGGACAGTAACGTTGTCAGAATGGAAGCCATTAA agAGTTCCAGCGAATGGCTCAACTTCCCGAAACTGGTTTCCTCGATCCGAACACCAAGCGAAAGATGTTAGCGCCACGGTGCGGTGTGAAAGATAAATTCCCTCCAAACGACCCATCGTTACCCGTGGCTTATCAAGTACCAG GATTTAAATGGAAGAAGAACGTTCTCACTTGGCGAATGACCAACGATTCTCCAGACTTAGACCGCGGCTCTCAAAG ACGTATATTTTACGAATCGTTTAAATTCTGGAGCGACGTCGCTAATTTAACATTCCACGAAATCGCCGGCGGAAAAGCGGACATCATGATTAAATTTGCTCGACCTCATATCGACCACGGCGACGGGTACGGCAACAGATTCGACGGTCCAG GCACCGTTCTGGCCCACGCATTCTTCCCGGAAAGCGGCGAGACACATTTCGACGAGGCGGAGGACTGGACAGACGGCGAGGACCGCGGTGTCAACCTGAAAATCGTTGCCGCTCATGAAATCGGACACGCTTTAGGTCTGGCGCATTCTTCCGCCCCGAAAGCGTTGATGGCTCCGTTTTATCAAGGCTATATCCCTAACTTTAAACTGACGACTGATGACATTCTGGGAATTCAACATCTATACG gTACTGCAACTCGACCCCCAGTTAAACCTACTACGACGAAGTCAACGCCGACAAAACCTCCAGTCAAATCTACCGCGAAACCACCTAAAACCAAACCGACCAAACCGACTAAACCGACTGAACCGACTAAACCACCGACCAGACCAACTATATCACCATACGCGCCTGATCATTGTAAGATGGACTTCGATGCCGTTGCTTTTG ggCCTGATActcatatgtatatattctaCAACGGATGGGTGTACGCTACGTACACTAGTGGTGGACTGCTACCTGGATACCCGAAACCAATCAGTGACGTCTTCCCTGGTGCCCCGAACGTCGTCAGTGGCGCCTCCTATTCTTTCCGAACTCgcaaattttacattttcaaag ATACGGATATTTATCGATATACATACACATACGGCAAATACGAGAAAGAATGGGGATTCCCCGTAGATCGCAGTCTGGACACTGTTTACCCGAGACGCCCAAGCGCCTCCATGATTGATCGATTCGGCCGAATCTATCTCTTCGAg GACGATATATTTTACTATTTCAACGAATATTATCTGAGCGTTGAACGATACCCGAAACAGCAGATAGATCGGCATTTTCCGGGTATGCCCGGAAACCTGGACGCCGTCGTCAACGTCAATGGTTACCTCTACTTCTTCAAGGGCGGTCAGTACTGGCAATACCAACGAGGCTACGGGACAACCGCCGGTCCGGCACCTAAAGCTAAACGATGGTTCAACGAATGCTGA